From Triticum aestivum cultivar Chinese Spring chromosome 4A, IWGSC CS RefSeq v2.1, whole genome shotgun sequence, a single genomic window includes:
- the LOC123083673 gene encoding desmethyl-deoxy-podophyllotoxin synthase, which yields MDMDMELPYYSYHLGLCILLAVLYHAVLNVAAARRPRPKLPPGPWQLPIIGSLHHLLRGLPHHIMRDLSLRHGPLMLLRVCEREAIVVSSAEAAREIYKGNEAAFSTRLSSPGIDELSRHGQGIVFAPYGDHWRLLRRILVMELLSARRVEAFRRIREEEAARLLSSLQAEATSDGRLVDIGQRLEEFVTDSVVRAIFGDRLPDRATFLRIVKQGVDLSSIFDLRDLFPSSWLVRLVRRCGGKAERQRQEVLSVMDSILKSHEERRAARDGDEEHEQDMVQVLLRIQKDANTPVSLTDGVIRTLLIEVFGAALDTTATTLQWAMAELMANPRVMRRVQSEADCALAGQATVQEAALKSMQYLRAVIKETLRLHPPATLLARVCVGDCKIQGYDVTRGMIVLTNTWAISRDPKYWDEPDKFMPERFEGEGVADLRGMDFEFTPFGVGRRICPGIDFAYANLEIALASLLYHFNWELPLGVEPGEVDMTEKFGVTARRKVNLFVRPIIRVPLR from the exons ATGGACATGGACATGGAGCTGCCATACTACTCGTACCACTTGGGCCTATGCATCTTGTTGGCTGTCCTCTACCATGCCGTCCTAAACGTTGCCGCGGCCAGGCGTCCCCGCCCGAAGCTGCCTCCCGGTCCGTGGCAGCTTCCCATCATCGGCAGCCTGCACCACCTGTTGCGCGGGCTCCCGCACCACATCATGCGCGACCTCTCCCTCCGCCATGGCCCGCTGATGCTGCTCCGCGTGTGCGAGCGGGAGGCCATCGTCGTCTCCTCCGCCGAGGCCGCGAGGGAGATCTACAAGGGTAACGAGGCCGCCTTCTCGACGCGGCTAAGCAGCCCGGGCATCGACGAGCTCTCGAGGCACGGCCAGGGGATCGTCTTCGCGCCCTACGGCGACCACTGGCGGCTTCTCCGCCGGATCCTCGTGATGGAGCTGCTCAGCGCGCGGCGCGTCGAGGCGTTCCGACGGATccgcgaggaggaggcggcgcgccTGCTCTCGTCGCTTCAGGCTGAGGCGACGTCCGACGGTCGACTCGTCGACATCGGCCAGCGGCTGGAAGAGTTCGTGACAGACTCGGTGGTGCGTGCCATCTTTGGGGACAGGCTGCCCGATAGGGCCACGTTTCTGAGGATCGTCAAGCAAGGAGTGGACCTGTCGTCGATTTTTGATCTTCGGGACCTCTTCCCTTCGTCGTGGCTAGTTCGACTCGTGCGCCGCTGCGGCGGCAAGGCGGAGCGGCAGCGTCAGGAGGTGTTGAGCGTTATGGACAGCATCCTCAAGAGTCACGAGGAGAGGAGGGCAGCCAGAGATGGAGATGAGGAGCACGAGCAGGACATGGTCCAAGTGTTACTCAGGATCCAAAAAGATGCCAATACGCCAGTTTCCCTGACCGACGGAGTCATAAGGACACTCCTCATA GAAGTCTTTGGTGCAGCACTTGACACCACAGCTACTACTCTACAATGGGCGATGGCTGAACTAATGGCGAACCCAAGGGTGATGCGGCGCGTGCAGTCCGAGGCAGATTGTGCTCTCGCAGGACAGGCTACAGTACAAGAGGCCGCACTAAAGAGCATGCAATACCTCAGGGCAGTTATTAAAGAGACCTTGCGACTACACCCTCCTGCCACGCTCTTGGCTAGAGTGTGTGTGGGAGACTGCAAGATTCAAGGATATGATGTAACACGAGGAATGATTGTGCTTACCAACACATGGGCAATCTCTAGGGACCCCAAGTATTGGGATGAGCCAGACAAGTTCATGCCAGAGAGGTTCGAAGGCGAGGGTGTTGCCGACTTGAGAGGCATGGACTTCGAGTTCACTCCTTTCGGTGTTGGGCGGCGGATTTGCCCTGGGATTGATTTTGCGTATGCAAACCTTGAGATTGCTTTGGCTAGCCTTCTTTACCATTTTAACTGGGAGCTGCCACTCGGAGTTGAACCAGGTGAAGTAGACATGACAGAGAAGTTCGGAGTCACTGCTCGAAGGAAGGTCAACCTATTTGTGCGTCCAATTATTCGTGTTCCCCTTAGATGA